One window of Tenacibaculum maritimum NCIMB 2154 genomic DNA carries:
- the rpmB gene encoding 50S ribosomal protein L28: MSRVCELTGKKAMVGNNVSHALNRTKRKFNANLMVKRFYIPEEDKWIRLKVSASALKNINKKGISAVIKEAREKGFLTK; encoded by the coding sequence ATGTCTAGAGTTTGTGAACTTACAGGTAAAAAAGCAATGGTTGGGAACAACGTTTCTCACGCATTAAATAGAACTAAAAGAAAGTTTAACGCTAACTTAATGGTAAAGCGTTTTTACATTCCAGAAGAAGATAAATGGATTCGATTAAAAGTATCAGCTTCTGCATTAAAAAATATTAACAAAAAAGGAATCTCTGCTGTTATTAAAGAAGCGAGAGAAAAAGGTTTCTTAACAAAATAA